The nucleotide sequence CAGAAAAAGAAGCGGATGTCATCATCTGGGACGGCGGCAACAATGACACGCCGTTTTTCAAGCCCGACCTGCACATTACCTTGGTTGACCCCCACCGGCCCGGCAATGAGATTTCATATTATCCTGGCTACACCAATCTGCTGATGGCAGATATTATCCTCATCAACAAAGCCAGCAGCGCGCCTAAAAAAAATGTTGCGTTGGTTGAGCAGAATTGCCGTGCTGCAAACCCGCGCGCTGCCATCATCAAATCTGCGTCCGTCATCAAAGTGGACAAGCCCGAGCTGATTCGCGGCAAGCGGGTAGTGGTTGTGGAAGATGGCCCGACCTTGACGCACGGAAACATGACCTATGGCGCCGGCATGATTGCCGCACAAAAATATCACGCAACACCCGTTGATCCGCGGCCGTATGCCGTTGGCAGTATTCGCATGATTTACAAGCATTTTCCCAAGCTCGGTAAGCTTCTTCCCGCAATGGGCTACAGCAGCCATCAGCGCATGGAGCTCCAAACAACCATCAACAATACACTCGTGCGTGGCCATGCACATGCGGTGCTCGGCGCCAACCCCATTAATCTCAGCAGTCTGCTTCGCCTGAAAAAACCAATTGTCAAGGTGCGGTACCACGTTGAAGAGCTGGGAAAACTAAAACTCGCGTCGTTTATTGACCGTGTCCTCAAAAAACAAAAAACAAAAAAATAAAACACGACTGGTGAAACAATGGCACAACATATCGAACTCCTTGAAAAACTCATGAACGCGCTTGGCCCCAGCGGCGATGAAGGTGCGGTGCGTGACATTATCAAAAAAGAAATCGTGCCCTTTGTTGACGAGATAAAAGTGGACAAGTTTGGCAACCTGATTGCGCGGCGCGCCGGAAAAGGAACAAAAATAATGTTTGTGGCGCACATGGATGAAATCGCGCTTATGGTCAAAAACATCAATGAGCTCGGCCAGATGTCTTTCTCGGCAGTCGGCGGCGTTGAGGCCTTAACGCTGGTCGGTGAAACCGTGCGCATCCTGAACAACAAAAACCAATTTGTGTGTGAAGGCATTGTAAGCTGCGAAGAACTCCATGAAGACCTTGAGCTGGAAAAACTTCCCAAACTCAATGACCTGTACATTGACGCGGGTGTCAGCAGAAATGAGCTCAAGAAGCTCGGTATTGACGTTGGCTGCTACGTCATTCCCACGCACTCATTTAGATATCTTGGCAGCAAAAAATATATTTCCGGCAAGGCAGTTGATGACCGCGTCGGGTGTTATGTGCTTGTTGAGCTCATCAAACAGCTCAAACAGAAAAAATATGCAGAAGATCTCTATTTTGTTTTTTCAGTGCAGGAAGAAATCGGCCTCTATGGTGTTCAAGTGTCACTCTACCAAATTAATCCAGACTGGGGAATTGCGATTGACACCACCAATGCTGAAGATTCAGACCCTGCCGACCCCTTGGTAACGCTTGGCAAGGGTCCGGTTATTACACTGAAGGATTCTGAAATCATCACCAGTAAGCTTCTCGATGACCATATCAAGTCGCTTGCCAAAAAACACAAGATTCCCCACCAGCCAAAAGTGGAGGATGTGGGCACCACGGATGCCACTAAAATAATGCTGCACAAGGAAGGGCTTCCCTCAACCATGGTTGGGCTTCCGGTACGCAACATCCACTCATCTGTTGGCATTGTGCACCTCGATGACATCACCAATTGTATTCGTCTCTTACAGTTGCTCCTTGACAACCCTCCCTGCATGAGTACCCCCTGTGTAATGAAAAATATAGGCGTGCGGAAAAAGAGAAAAAACAATCGACGCTAAAAAAACATATAAACCCCCTCGCCTTTTTTTCTCCTATGAAAACCGTTGCAGTGGTCGGCAAAAATAAAAAAGCAGTGAAGCGACTTATTCATGACCTGCGCGCTGCAAGATTCCGTGTCACAAATCATCCTGAAGCAGTTATTACTCTCGGCGGTGATGGAACCTATCTCTTTGCGGAACGGAAGTATCCGGGCATTCCAAAAATTATCATCCGTGACAACAGCATCTGCAACCAGTGCAATGAAAACACCCTGCACGAAATTATTAACTCCCTGCACACCCGCGCATACACCATCCAGGAAAATCTGACACTTTCTGCAACAATTACCCATCGTTCCGGACGAAAAAAAGTATACACTCCAGTTCAATGCACCAATGATCTCATACTTCGCAACAAGGATCCAACGCAGGCGCTGCGCTACACCGTCGCCATCAACGGAAAGCAGATTGACGGAACCCTTATTGGCGATGGCATTGTCGCCGCAACACCCTTTGGCTCAACTGCCTATTTTTATTCAGTTA is from Candidatus Woesearchaeota archaeon and encodes:
- a CDS encoding cyclic 2,3-diphosphoglycerate synthase translates to MVTNVIIMGAAGRDFHNFITLFRNNPTYRVVCFTAAQIPGIARRTFPVSIAGKLYKNPIPIFSEEQLPTLIKKYHADEVYLSYSDLSFKDVMQKAGIVMKAGAEFVLAPAEKTMLTSKKPIIAVCAVRTGCGKSSVSQKIAAYIHSKNKRVVVVRHPMPYGNLEDEICQRFASYADLKKNKCTIEEREEYEPYIEKGIVIYAGVDYTQILRAAEKEADVIIWDGGNNDTPFFKPDLHITLVDPHRPGNEISYYPGYTNLLMADIILINKASSAPKKNVALVEQNCRAANPRAAIIKSASVIKVDKPELIRGKRVVVVEDGPTLTHGNMTYGAGMIAAQKYHATPVDPRPYAVGSIRMIYKHFPKLGKLLPAMGYSSHQRMELQTTINNTLVRGHAHAVLGANPINLSSLLRLKKPIVKVRYHVEELGKLKLASFIDRVLKKQKTKK
- a CDS encoding M42 family metallopeptidase, whose product is MAQHIELLEKLMNALGPSGDEGAVRDIIKKEIVPFVDEIKVDKFGNLIARRAGKGTKIMFVAHMDEIALMVKNINELGQMSFSAVGGVEALTLVGETVRILNNKNQFVCEGIVSCEELHEDLELEKLPKLNDLYIDAGVSRNELKKLGIDVGCYVIPTHSFRYLGSKKYISGKAVDDRVGCYVLVELIKQLKQKKYAEDLYFVFSVQEEIGLYGVQVSLYQINPDWGIAIDTTNAEDSDPADPLVTLGKGPVITLKDSEIITSKLLDDHIKSLAKKHKIPHQPKVEDVGTTDATKIMLHKEGLPSTMVGLPVRNIHSSVGIVHLDDITNCIRLLQLLLDNPPCMSTPCVMKNIGVRKKRKNNRR